A stretch of DNA from bacterium:
GGCAGCGGGGTGGTGCTTTCCCGGACCCGGTTCCGAGATACCGAGACCGTACAGTTCACCGCCAATCTGAGCACCATCACTGATCCTGGCAATCCCGGACCGGTCGCGCTCTCTTTTGCTTACACCGGACCGGAAGCCGATACCTCGAGCGTCACTCAGCGTTCGTTCCCGTTGCCGGCGAACTTCAATCCCTTCACCGATGGCGGACTGGCCAAACCCCTGGTGGCTCCTTCTGCGCCGGGCAGTTACAGCTTCAAAGCGGTGGTGGACGATGGCGTGAATTCTCCGGTGGAGTGCAGCGCGCCCTTCGAGATTCGTCCGTGTGGCAGTGCGATGACCGATCCGGACATCACAGGGGCTCCAACCTTCGATGCGGCGTTCAACCTCAATAGCGCTCCTCTCACCTGGTACAACTTCTACACGACCCAGGATTACGCCGCCTTCGCGGATGCCACGACCGGGTATGTCTGCCAGCGGTATGACCCGGCGGATGATCCGGGGAACGGCACAGTGGAAAACTACGATCTCTGGCGTTTTGTCACCCCCGGCAACGCGGCGACTGCGATCCGGATGACGACCTACTTCACTGCGGGCGATCAGGTGGCGCAGCTGGAGATCGATCAGAATCGGCGTGTGCTCTATACGTTCCGTCCATTTGATGATGCCTGGGATGTCGGTTCCAACTACGACAACCCCAAGACGACGGTCGGCTGGTTCGATTACTCCGGCGCGCAGGTCACCGCCGCCGGGGGGAGCTTCCAGCTGCCGGTCCCACCAGTGGCCCTGACTCTTGATGTCGAGGATGGCCTCTGGGTGATCGACACTTCCAACATCCTTGAGCACTATCGCAAGCTGCCGGGAACCGCCGGGTATCAGCGGGTCCCGGCCGACCTGATCAATCTCGGAGCGGTCCTGGGGATCGGCAGCAGTCGCGTGATCTGCGACTTCGTGCAGAACTTCCACAACGGGGCGTTTTACATCCTCACCAACAGTGGTCCCTCACGCAACGGGCGGGTCTATCGGGTGGAATGCGATGGGACCCTCTGGGCGGGCGGGACCAATCCCCGGGAGGTGGCGCTGAGTACGGGGAGTCAGTTCCCGGGTGTCCCCGATGGCGGAGATATCGCGATCGATCAGTGGGGGGCGGGTGGGGTCCGCCTCGATGGCCCCCAGGACGCGCAGATTGTGGTCTTCCACGCGGTGGGAACCGGCGGGATGTATGTGCTGAATGCCGAGCTGGAAGTGACCGCGACATCGACCGGGGGCACGCTGTCCGGTGCTCGGGGGACACTGGTCGCGGTGGAGAACTACGCCATCAGCAACGAGTTCGGGGATCAGACGACCGGGGAACCCTGGGCCTGGCAGGATCGCTGGCTCCTGCCCTCAGGCTGGCAGTAGCCCTCGGATGCCTGCATGTCTGTTTTTTGCACATTCCTTCAGAATTCCTGTGGCGAGGGCTGGACAGGCTACATGACCTGTGGTCTAATGCCTTGCAGCGGAAGGTATCGGCTTCCGACGCGCAACGACCAAGGGGATCCCCACCTGCCAGGTGGAACGCTCAGGAGGAGACTGCACATGGCATTTAGTCTGTCCTTTCTGAATCCCGGTGCGGGAAAAGCCGCCAAAGGCAAAACCCCCGCCGGACCTCGTCCCTGGACAGCTTCGGATGTCCGGGAGTTGAAGACCCTCTTCTCCAGGGGGACCCCTATCCGGGCGATCTCCCTGAAGCTCGGGCGGTCCGAGGGGGCGATTCAGGCCAAGATCAAAGAAGAAGGCCTCGCCGCCGGCAGCGCGTAAGTCGCCCTGCCACGCAAAGCTACTGCTTGCGCCTGCTGTGTGAAGTAGGGAGCCTCCGGGACGCCGGGGGCTCTTTCTTTTTTCCAGCCAGGGTGGTTGCCGGATCTTGGGGCGAACGCGCGGTCCGTCGCAGCAGCGATCAGCTGATCATTTGAGCGCGGCCATCGAAGCCGCGAAAGCCGATGTGCGCCGCGACCCCATGCAGCCGGTGTGTCAGGAGCATGAAGACCCAGGTGGGGGCGCACCCCTTGAGTAGCACTGTCGCGCCCCGCAGGGTCTCGAAGTCGATGCCCGCGACCTTCTCAGCGACCGACTCCTCGGTCACTTTTCCGTCCCGATTCGCCAGGAGCTGGGTATCGATGAGATACCCCTCGGGGGTCTGCGCGATGAGGACATGCTGTGTGATTTCGGGGCGGGGCATACGGCACCTCCTGACAGCGCCGGGAGAGAAACAACGCGACCCCAAGGGGTCCCGGGGTCGCGCGGATGGCAGTGTTGGCAGCGCGAAGTTCGGGCTTAGGTAAAGAACGAATGTCCGCAGCCGCAGCTGCCGGTGGACATCGGATTCTTCACAGAGAACCCAGCGCCGGTGAAGTCCTCGACGTAGTGGATGGTCGAGCCCTGCATGTACATGATGCTGGTGGGGTCAATGACCACCCGGACATCGTCCTGCGTGATGACCAGGTCGCCATCGCGCTCCTGATCAAAGACGAAGCCGTACTGGAGGCCGGAGCAGCCGCCCGCCTCAACATAGACCCGGAAGGTCTGCTTCGCGGCATCGGCCTGCTTGGCGGCGAAGTACCGAATTTTCTCCAGGGCTTCCGGTGTCAGGTTGACCGGCGACTGGTCCTGGGCGGGGGCGTCAGTGGACGTGGTATGCAGCGTCGTGCTCACAGTGGGCGCTCCTTGGCGTCGCAGAAATCGCCGGGATCCGGGCGCATGAGGCCACAGTCCTGGCAACGCTTCAAGTATAGAGACTGCGACGCGCTGGCGGAATAGGGAAGAGGAGGCAAAGGGCCATTAGCAGGGGAATCTGAGGAAACCAGCGGGCTGTCGGGATTCACCCCATCGCGACCAAACTGCTGATGCGGGCACTTTTCCGGGATGTTTGGGTGTCACCACTACGTAAAAAGTTGTACCCAATGGCGGAAAAACTGGGGAAATAGTGTGGACAAACAGTGGACAACACCCCCAAGGACTCCTATTATGTCCGTCAACCCACCGGAAGACAGGGAGGTCATCCGGTAGGGTCCGCAGAAATCTGCCACTCGCACCCCTTGGCAAACGGCGGTCGATCCTCCATCGGCCGCCATCTTTTTTGCCCCCACATCGGCCCCACATGCGCAAGGCAGGCACCCACTAGAATGCCGTGCTATGTCCACGACCCTCCCCACTTCGCTGATCTCTCCCTGGCGCGACCTCTTTCCGGTCGTCACCGATACCGACCGGATCTATCTAAATGGGGCCGGGGAAGGCCCGATCCCCACCTTCGCGGAAGCGGAGCTCCTGGGGTATCTGGAGGACAAGCGTTTTCCGCAGCGCAAGGATCTGAGTCGGGCGTTCTGGGTGCCGGCGAAGCTCCGGGAGCTGGGGGCCTGGATCCTGGGAGGCAGCCCCAGTGGTGCAGGCGTGGTGACCTCGACCAACTTCGGGATGAACATCCTCGCCAATGGCTTCCCCTGGGAATCCGGCGACCGGGTGCTGCTCTTTGCCGGGGAGTTCCCCGCCTGTGTCTATCCCTTTCTGGCGCTGCAGCGTCAGGGGATTGCTGTGGACTTCTGTCCATTGGATGCATGTGGGCTTCCGCAATACGACCAGCTCGAACAGTTGATCACT
This window harbors:
- the erpA gene encoding Iron-sulfur cluster insertion protein ErpA yields the protein MSTTLHTTSTDAPAQDQSPVNLTPEALEKIRYFAAKQADAAKQTFRVYVEAGGCSGLQYGFVFDQERDGDLVITQDDVRVVIDPTSIMYMQGSTIHYVEDFTGAGFSVKNPMSTGSCGCGHSFFT